A single Phragmites australis chromosome 4, lpPhrAust1.1, whole genome shotgun sequence DNA region contains:
- the LOC133914268 gene encoding cysteine proteinase inhibitor 8-like — MTYPRQIRRSKSPSRFPASHPFRAPTPPKAPDPTMAKSLLPLLLLVSLAAVAVVPARAALGGSGRGRGPLVGGWSPIPDVSDPHIQKLGAWALGQAKQARLASDGLRFRRVVRGEQQVVSGMNYRLLVDAADPTGRSAPYVAVVYEQVWTGTRQLTSFKPASRAH, encoded by the coding sequence ATGACGTATCCCAGACAGATCCGCCGTTCCAAGTCCCCTTCCCGTTTCCCAGCCAGCCACCCCTTCCGAGCACCGACTCCTCCCAAAGCCCCCGATCCGACCATGGCGAAGTctctcctcccgctcctcctcctcgtctccctcgccgccgtcgccgtggtCCCAGCCCGCGCAGCGCTTGGTGGCAGTGGGCGCGGCCGCGGCCCGCTGGTGGGCGGGTGGAGCCCGATCCCTGACGTGAGCGACCCTCACATCCAGAAGCTCGGCGCGTGGGCGCTGGGGCAGGCGAAGCAGGCGAGGCTGGCCAGTGACGGCCTGCGGTTCCGCCGCGTCGTACGCGGCGAGCAGCAGGTAGTGTCCGGGATGAACTACCGCCTGCTCGTCGACGCCGCGGACCCCACGGGCCGGAGCGCGCCGTATGTGGCCGTCGTGTACGAACAGGTCTGGACCGGCACTCGCCAGCTCACCTCATTCAAGCCGGCGTCCCGCGCCCACTGA